From Paenibacillus polymyxa, the proteins below share one genomic window:
- a CDS encoding AMP-binding protein: MKLSMLHGMLADYPREKTIHQLFEEQVERTPDHVAIVLGDKHLTYADLNKQANQLAHALRVKGVDKDEPVGIMVECSLTISIPNFMSITQNRF, translated from the coding sequence ATGAAGTTGAGCATGTTACATGGTATGTTAGCGGATTACCCACGGGAGAAAACGATTCATCAGTTGTTTGAGGAGCAGGTTGAGCGCACACCGGACCATGTGGCGATTGTACTTGGGGACAAGCACTTGACGTATGCTGATCTGAACAAACAGGCCAATCAGCTTGCACATGCTTTGCGGGTCAAAGGTGTAGATAAGGACGAGCCCGTCGGGATCATGGTCGAATGCTCATTGACTATATCGATACCGAACTTTATGTCGATAACTCAAAATCGTTTTTGA
- a CDS encoding copper amine oxidase N-terminal domain-containing protein yields the protein MKLDRTGFQRLFVALLMLPLLLTTMHQGEAKAVEQGTTAPQSTQLTDIVIAGQPLNNKTKSLLIDGKLMVPLKPLAEAVGASYHWDAKKKQVTLQKWAEPLVLKERLRKNKQQLTFEVVGKDVYVPLRDVSLELGYTLEKTNTQIQIQPPIHGKLKEQIYEGDLVAAREALIHLERRSVHPYIEAHRPNTELLSSVYMFPQGEALRYFTVNGDVLSLVEVKDGFPIVTYQGYVGAPFDKTFTMEYDPLELFLANKAKDQWGTYPKLNKPLIYEYTTGWGDSSTTFYGRVTIDKKEELLGTTGDPVSGLRADAKQIMKTIKLPWESRTDAQQAMG from the coding sequence ATGAAGCTAGATCGAACAGGATTTCAGCGATTGTTTGTCGCCTTGCTGATGCTTCCATTACTCTTGACAACAATGCATCAAGGAGAAGCCAAAGCGGTTGAACAGGGAACCACAGCACCTCAATCAACACAACTAACAGATATTGTTATAGCCGGTCAACCCTTAAACAACAAGACCAAATCTCTATTGATTGACGGTAAGCTCATGGTACCGCTTAAACCTTTGGCTGAAGCTGTAGGTGCAAGCTACCATTGGGATGCTAAAAAAAAGCAGGTCACGCTGCAAAAGTGGGCAGAGCCCTTAGTTCTTAAGGAGCGATTACGAAAGAACAAGCAGCAGCTTACATTTGAGGTTGTAGGTAAAGACGTTTATGTGCCTCTTAGAGATGTATCGCTTGAGTTAGGTTATACGTTGGAGAAGACAAATACACAGATTCAGATCCAGCCACCGATTCACGGTAAACTTAAAGAACAAATATATGAGGGGGATCTCGTGGCAGCACGTGAAGCGTTAATCCACTTAGAAAGACGTTCTGTCCATCCTTATATAGAAGCACATCGTCCTAACACTGAGCTGCTGTCCAGTGTCTATATGTTCCCCCAAGGCGAAGCATTGCGGTATTTTACAGTGAACGGGGATGTGCTGAGTCTGGTTGAAGTGAAGGACGGTTTTCCGATTGTTACCTATCAAGGGTATGTGGGAGCTCCCTTTGATAAAACCTTTACGATGGAATACGATCCACTGGAGCTGTTTTTGGCTAATAAAGCCAAAGATCAGTGGGGAACCTATCCGAAATTAAATAAGCCGCTGATCTACGAGTATACTACAGGATGGGGAGACAGCAGCACTACTTTTTATGGGCGTGTTACTATAGATAAAAAAGAAGAGCTGCTGGGTACGACGGGCGATCCGGTAAGCGGACTCCGAGCCGATGCCAAGCAGATCATGAAAACCATCAAGCTGCCGTGGGAATCGCGTACAGATGCCCAGCAGGCGATGGGATAA
- a CDS encoding VOC family protein, with protein MTAHIHDNTKIGQVSLKVSNLERSIQFYTEVIGLQLLRQTADTAELTVDGKHALLILNYIENAVILPRQSATGLYHFAILLPDRIALGLSLRNLLAHEIEIGQGDHDVSEALYIHDPDNNGIEIYADRPRNQWKKDANGFYMMGTGPVDAEDLIAISENLPWQGLPQGTVIGHVHFHVSNLLTAQQFYCDVLGFDITCRYGSSALFVSAGGYHHHMGLNIWAGEGAPPAPEQAAGLDYFELNVPDQQELDAITARLTAAGYRLQERDGALYVADPFRIQIKLVQGQTI; from the coding sequence ATGACAGCACATATTCATGACAACACTAAAATCGGGCAGGTTTCATTAAAAGTTAGTAACTTGGAGCGCTCTATTCAATTTTACACTGAGGTCATTGGTTTACAGCTTCTACGTCAAACAGCGGATACCGCTGAATTGACTGTTGACGGAAAGCATGCGCTACTGATTCTTAACTATATTGAAAATGCAGTTATTCTGCCGCGCCAGTCTGCAACCGGATTGTATCACTTTGCTATTCTTCTACCAGATCGTATAGCTCTGGGTTTGTCTTTGCGTAATCTGCTGGCTCATGAGATTGAAATCGGACAGGGAGACCATGATGTAAGTGAAGCATTATACATCCATGATCCCGATAATAACGGAATTGAAATCTATGCGGATCGTCCTCGTAATCAATGGAAAAAAGATGCAAATGGATTTTACATGATGGGAACTGGACCTGTGGATGCAGAAGACCTGATTGCCATTTCTGAAAACTTACCTTGGCAGGGACTGCCACAGGGAACAGTAATTGGGCATGTTCACTTCCATGTGTCTAATTTGCTCACAGCACAGCAATTTTATTGCGATGTGCTTGGCTTTGACATTACATGCCGATATGGATCTTCAGCCTTGTTCGTTTCCGCAGGTGGTTACCACCACCATATGGGCTTAAATATATGGGCAGGTGAAGGAGCGCCACCAGCTCCCGAGCAGGCTGCTGGATTGGATTATTTTGAACTGAATGTTCCAGACCAACAAGAATTGGATGCCATTACTGCTCGTTTGACTGCGGCAGGTTATCGATTACAAGAACGTGATGGGGCCTTGTATGTGGCTGACCCGTTCCGTATTCAAATCAAATTGGTTCAGGGTCAAACCATTTAA
- a CDS encoding phosphodiester glycosidase family protein translates to MKPEVLPQRAAARRQKNKKKKRKGKFGRFMLRLFIVFLLAGIGGGAWLFLTPSGKEMRYLAADTLITTQHRHWAKYFIGEAEAKKRVAEYSARFEEMGEEKDRHTINLPDLIPTKVQQTPLVEVEEVSGRNYHGYVMTVHDPTKIRLGVPAKVGRGEHVSSMVERLGAVAGVNGGGFADPNWNGNGFKPIGVVISQGQIYYNDMGKNASVQIVGIDKQGKMIAGHYSLSELSKMNVQEAVTFQPRLIVNGKGLIRNASEGWGIAPRTAMGQRADGAILFVTVDGRQPGYSIGANLYDMQNILLKHGAVIGANLDGGSSTVLVKDNTIVNKPSSEYGERYLPTAFLVFEHPEAVSIPNIWAGMRPGDIDAAKKK, encoded by the coding sequence ATGAAACCGGAAGTCTTGCCACAGCGTGCAGCAGCTCGCAGGCAGAAAAATAAGAAAAAGAAACGAAAAGGAAAATTTGGTCGCTTTATGTTGCGACTTTTTATTGTATTCCTGTTAGCAGGAATTGGGGGCGGTGCATGGTTGTTTTTAACCCCTTCTGGCAAGGAGATGCGCTATTTGGCTGCGGATACGCTGATTACGACTCAGCATCGTCACTGGGCGAAATATTTTATCGGCGAAGCAGAGGCGAAGAAGCGCGTGGCTGAATATTCGGCCCGGTTCGAAGAGATGGGAGAGGAAAAGGATAGACATACAATCAATCTGCCTGATCTGATACCTACTAAAGTACAACAGACGCCGTTGGTTGAAGTGGAAGAGGTATCGGGTCGTAACTATCATGGCTATGTTATGACGGTGCATGACCCCACTAAAATTAGGCTCGGGGTTCCTGCTAAAGTCGGCCGGGGAGAACATGTATCTAGTATGGTCGAGCGTTTGGGGGCCGTTGCTGGTGTAAACGGCGGTGGATTCGCTGATCCCAACTGGAACGGGAATGGCTTTAAACCGATTGGTGTTGTCATTTCTCAGGGCCAGATATACTACAACGATATGGGTAAAAATGCCTCTGTTCAAATCGTAGGTATTGATAAACAGGGAAAAATGATAGCCGGTCACTATTCGTTGTCCGAGTTGTCCAAAATGAATGTGCAAGAAGCGGTTACTTTCCAACCACGCCTAATTGTGAATGGAAAAGGCCTGATTCGTAATGCAAGCGAGGGATGGGGCATTGCTCCCCGTACCGCGATGGGACAGAGAGCAGACGGGGCAATCCTTTTCGTAACCGTCGACGGTCGCCAGCCTGGGTACAGCATAGGTGCCAACTTGTATGATATGCAAAATATTTTACTTAAGCATGGAGCGGTTATCGGTGCTAATCTGGATGGAGGTTCATCAACGGTGCTCGTCAAGGATAACACCATTGTCAACAAGCCTTCCTCTGAATACGGAGAACGATATTTGCCGACTGCGTTTCTCGTATTTGAGCATCCAGAGGCCGTCAGTATCCCGAACATCTGGGCAGGGATGAGACCTGGAGACATTGACGCAGCCAAAAAGAAATAG
- a CDS encoding DoxX family protein: protein MSSASRNVSTIMRVALGILFLAHGIAKFQMGLGNVAGWFSSIGVPGFLGYVVAVIELVGGIALILGLLTRYVSGLLVIVLIGAIFTAKLSGGLMGNGQGAGYELDIAFILVALHLVFAPTTRWSLDSLFSRRGSTEQ from the coding sequence ATGAGTTCAGCAAGCAGAAATGTTTCTACAATTATGCGGGTGGCGCTCGGAATTTTGTTTTTGGCACACGGAATTGCTAAATTCCAAATGGGATTGGGTAATGTTGCAGGCTGGTTTTCCAGCATTGGTGTCCCAGGATTTTTAGGTTATGTCGTTGCGGTGATTGAGTTGGTCGGCGGGATTGCATTAATTCTTGGATTGCTTACTCGCTATGTATCCGGACTTTTAGTTATTGTATTGATCGGCGCTATTTTCACGGCCAAATTGTCCGGCGGGTTGATGGGGAATGGTCAAGGCGCTGGCTATGAGCTGGATATTGCTTTTATTCTGGTAGCTCTTCATCTCGTATTTGCGCCGACAACTCGCTGGTCTCTGGATTCTTTGTTCAGCCGTCGTGGGTCAACAGAACAATAA
- the glsA gene encoding glutaminase A — translation MTSEWQRLQTKLPEWVEQSRHEYIHGKVAAYIPELSKAPADALGIVVMNGAGETVVAGDTEIQFTMQSISKVFTLILALMDNGEDVVFSKVGMEPTGDRFNSMLKLELVEPGIPFNPLINAGAIAVSSLIRGNSPEERFARVLQFFRLLTHNDTLEYDQDVYDSESATGHLNRSLAYFLMEKGILRGHVEDVLDVYFRHCAVKLNCTDLARMGLILAYNGRDPVTGIPLIPRRYVQIAKTFMTTCGMYDASGEFAIQVGLPAKSGVSGSIMTMVPGRYGIGLVGPSLNRMGNSTAGVHLLETMSRDLDWSLF, via the coding sequence ATGACATCGGAGTGGCAGAGACTACAGACCAAACTGCCGGAATGGGTAGAACAAAGCCGTCATGAGTATATTCATGGCAAGGTAGCAGCGTATATTCCCGAACTGTCCAAGGCCCCGGCCGACGCGCTGGGTATTGTGGTCATGAACGGTGCGGGTGAGACCGTGGTAGCCGGAGATACGGAAATCCAGTTTACGATGCAAAGCATCTCAAAGGTATTTACGCTCATTCTGGCCTTGATGGATAATGGAGAGGACGTTGTCTTCTCTAAGGTAGGTATGGAGCCTACCGGAGACCGTTTTAATTCCATGCTAAAGCTAGAACTAGTCGAGCCGGGGATTCCATTTAACCCACTGATTAATGCCGGAGCAATCGCGGTCTCCTCTCTGATTCGCGGAAACAGTCCAGAAGAGAGATTTGCCCGTGTTCTTCAGTTTTTCCGTCTGCTTACTCATAATGACACATTGGAATATGATCAGGATGTCTACGACTCAGAATCAGCCACAGGCCATTTGAACCGTTCCCTTGCTTATTTTCTAATGGAAAAGGGGATTTTAAGAGGTCATGTGGAGGATGTGCTTGACGTCTATTTCAGACATTGTGCTGTCAAATTAAACTGTACAGATTTAGCACGTATGGGACTCATACTAGCCTACAACGGCCGTGATCCGGTCACAGGTATACCTTTGATCCCCCGTCGCTATGTACAGATCGCCAAAACATTTATGACAACATGCGGTATGTATGACGCCTCTGGTGAATTTGCCATTCAAGTCGGACTCCCTGCCAAAAGCGGCGTATCTGGCAGTATAATGACGATGGTACCTGGACGATACGGCATCGGGTTAGTGGGGCCTTCATTGAATCGTATGGGCAACAGTACAGCGGGGGTACACTTGCTGGAGACAATGTCCCGCGATTTGGATTGGAGTTTGTTTTAG
- the katA gene encoding catalase KatA: MSNQPTNLTTSWGAPVGDNQNSITAGSRGPVLIQDVHLLEKLAHFNRERVPERVVHAKGAGAHGYFEVTNDLSSYTKASFLSEVGKRTPMFIRFSTVAGELGSSDTVRDPRGFAVKFYTEEGNYDLVGNNTPVFFIRDAIKFPDFIHTQKRHPQTHLKNPNAVWDFWSLSPESLHQVSILMSDRGIPATLRHMHGFGSHTFKWVNAEGQAVWVKYHFKTEQGIQNLDVDLAAKIAGENPDYHIQDLFNAIKKGDFPAWKLYVQIMPIEDADTYRFDPFDVTKVWSQKDYPLIEVGRMVLNRNPENYFAEVEQATFSPGSFVPGIEASPDKMLQGRLFAYGDAHRYRVGANHNALPINRPHAEVHNYQRDGALRSDGNGGGSVYYEPNSLGGPKESSAHKIAPFEVSGEAQSVAYDHHDHYTQPGDLYRLLSEEERSRLVRNIVNAMKPVESDEIKLRQIGHFYKADPEYGRRVADGLGLTVPQGE; encoded by the coding sequence ATGAGTAACCAACCAACGAACCTGACTACAAGCTGGGGCGCTCCTGTTGGAGATAATCAGAATTCGATTACAGCAGGCTCACGGGGGCCTGTACTAATTCAGGATGTGCATCTGCTGGAAAAATTGGCGCATTTTAACCGGGAGCGTGTGCCGGAACGGGTTGTTCATGCCAAAGGTGCGGGGGCACACGGATATTTTGAAGTCACTAATGATTTGTCTTCATATACAAAAGCAAGCTTTTTGTCCGAAGTGGGTAAGCGTACACCGATGTTTATCCGTTTTTCTACTGTGGCAGGTGAGCTAGGCTCGTCCGATACTGTACGCGATCCACGTGGATTTGCGGTAAAGTTTTATACAGAAGAAGGAAACTATGATCTCGTGGGCAATAATACACCTGTCTTTTTTATTCGGGATGCCATTAAATTTCCTGACTTTATTCATACGCAAAAACGTCACCCCCAAACGCATTTGAAAAACCCGAATGCGGTCTGGGATTTCTGGTCCTTGTCTCCTGAATCGCTGCATCAGGTAAGTATTCTCATGTCTGATCGCGGTATTCCCGCTACACTTAGACATATGCATGGTTTTGGCAGCCACACGTTCAAGTGGGTGAACGCCGAGGGACAGGCCGTATGGGTGAAATATCATTTTAAAACAGAACAAGGCATACAAAATCTCGATGTGGATTTAGCTGCGAAAATTGCCGGTGAAAACCCGGATTATCATATACAAGATTTGTTTAATGCGATTAAAAAGGGCGATTTCCCAGCATGGAAACTTTATGTGCAGATTATGCCCATAGAAGATGCGGATACGTACCGTTTTGATCCATTCGATGTGACCAAAGTATGGTCTCAAAAGGATTACCCGCTGATCGAGGTAGGGCGCATGGTGCTGAATCGCAATCCTGAGAACTACTTTGCTGAGGTAGAGCAGGCGACATTCTCGCCAGGTTCATTTGTTCCTGGTATTGAGGCTTCCCCGGATAAGATGCTGCAAGGACGCCTGTTTGCCTATGGTGACGCACATCGCTACCGTGTAGGTGCAAACCATAATGCGTTGCCAATCAACCGGCCACATGCGGAAGTACACAACTATCAACGCGATGGTGCATTGCGCAGTGACGGTAATGGCGGGGGATCTGTCTATTACGAGCCGAATAGTCTCGGCGGACCGAAAGAATCATCTGCTCACAAAATTGCTCCTTTTGAAGTGTCTGGCGAGGCACAAAGTGTAGCCTATGATCATCACGATCACTACACACAACCAGGGGACCTGTACCGCTTGCTGAGTGAAGAGGAGCGCTCACGTCTGGTCCGAAACATTGTAAATGCCATGAAGCCTGTAGAAAGTGATGAAATCAAACTGCGTCAGATCGGTCATTTCTATAAAGCTGATCCTGAATACGGGCGTCGTGTAGCGGATGGTCTGGGCTTGACCGTACCACAAGGCGAGTAG
- a CDS encoding helix-turn-helix domain-containing protein, whose translation MGIGCNIRAARKRKNLSIQQICERTGLSQGFMSQVENNKTSPSIATLDSIANALNVPLAFLLLKEEERMQVIRKDERRKTLYGKNKLQVDHLGGQGNVKMMLVDMPPGSSTEEEHAHAGDEIHFILEGTVYVEQGEDSATLEAGDSFSWRAAIPHYAKNVGENNARILISVFLEAENDA comes from the coding sequence ATGGGTATAGGATGCAACATTCGTGCGGCTCGTAAACGTAAAAATTTATCCATCCAGCAAATCTGCGAACGAACCGGTCTATCTCAAGGGTTTATGAGTCAAGTAGAAAATAATAAAACCTCCCCTTCCATCGCTACATTGGACAGCATCGCTAATGCGCTGAACGTACCTCTCGCTTTTCTGCTTCTTAAAGAAGAGGAACGGATGCAAGTGATTCGTAAGGACGAGCGTCGTAAAACATTGTATGGTAAAAACAAACTCCAGGTCGATCATTTGGGTGGTCAGGGTAATGTCAAAATGATGCTGGTGGACATGCCGCCAGGCTCATCTACAGAAGAAGAGCATGCTCATGCAGGGGATGAGATTCATTTTATTTTGGAGGGTACGGTATACGTGGAGCAGGGTGAGGATTCAGCTACGCTGGAAGCAGGAGATTCCTTTAGCTGGAGAGCAGCCATCCCCCACTATGCCAAAAATGTTGGAGAAAACAACGCGCGTATTCTGATCTCCGTGTTTCTCGAAGCAGAAAATGACGCCTAA
- the cysC gene encoding adenylyl-sulfate kinase — protein sequence MNPSSNITWHVSEVDKQARQLLNGHKSPVLWFTGLSGSGKSTVSSTLEKALYARGIRTFILDGDNVRHGLNRNLGFLPADRKENIRRIAEVSKLMAHAGVLPICATISPYREDREMVKDILQQEGCYEIYIQCSLEECERRDPKGMYKKARAGEIHHFTGIDAPYEVPLQPDLIVSTEGREVNQSVQDILDFLDRKQLFL from the coding sequence ATGAACCCATCTTCCAACATTACCTGGCATGTATCAGAAGTGGATAAGCAAGCTCGACAGCTTCTGAACGGACATAAGAGTCCGGTGCTTTGGTTTACGGGGCTGTCTGGCTCGGGAAAGTCAACGGTATCCTCCACACTCGAAAAAGCGTTATATGCAAGAGGTATACGTACATTTATTTTGGATGGGGATAATGTTCGGCATGGTTTGAATCGCAATTTGGGTTTCCTGCCCGCTGACCGCAAAGAAAATATTCGTCGTATAGCGGAAGTATCCAAGCTAATGGCACATGCGGGGGTTCTACCGATTTGCGCCACTATTTCACCATATCGTGAGGATCGTGAAATGGTAAAGGATATTTTACAACAGGAAGGCTGCTACGAGATTTATATACAATGCAGTCTAGAGGAATGTGAGCGTCGTGATCCAAAAGGAATGTACAAAAAAGCAAGAGCTGGAGAAATTCATCATTTTACGGGGATTGATGCTCCCTATGAAGTACCGCTGCAACCTGATTTAATCGTCTCCACGGAAGGCCGGGAGGTAAATCAGTCGGTACAGGATATTCTGGATTTTCTCGATAGAAAGCAGCTCTTCTTATGA
- a CDS encoding TIGR02452 family protein, with translation MKNTMNSRSKRDARSHMAHETLSILENGHYTNTKQVQVNIAKEVGNAVTGSKLYRPSQLVAIKQDAEQRVKSILGASSDVVEQAIIKKMEVTGESTLQAAHRLQVEEKREHVACLNFASAKNPGGGFLGGSQAQEESLARSSALYPCISQMEEMYQHNRKLRSCFYSDYMIYSPQVPVFRDDQGTLLEEPYLVDFLTAPAVNAGVVREREPEQVYRIGEVMLERIRYILGMAMQNGVEHLVLGAYGCGVFRNKPEGVADWFKQVLVAEGYGLLFERIVFAVLDHKAEQRTLNSFKNALS, from the coding sequence ATGAAAAACACAATGAATTCCCGAAGTAAGCGGGATGCCAGGTCACATATGGCGCATGAAACATTATCCATTTTAGAGAATGGGCATTATACAAATACCAAACAGGTACAAGTAAATATAGCAAAAGAGGTAGGGAATGCGGTCACAGGCTCGAAGCTATATAGACCTTCTCAACTGGTAGCGATAAAGCAAGATGCAGAGCAAAGAGTAAAAAGTATATTAGGAGCTTCTTCCGATGTAGTCGAACAGGCGATCATTAAAAAGATGGAAGTAACGGGAGAAAGTACGTTGCAGGCCGCACATAGACTCCAGGTCGAGGAGAAGCGGGAACACGTAGCTTGTTTGAATTTTGCATCAGCCAAAAACCCAGGGGGCGGATTCCTCGGAGGCAGCCAGGCTCAAGAGGAAAGCTTAGCTCGTTCGTCAGCGCTGTATCCTTGCATTTCACAAATGGAGGAAATGTACCAACATAATCGGAAGCTGCGAAGCTGTTTTTATTCAGATTATATGATTTATTCTCCTCAAGTCCCTGTATTTCGGGATGATCAGGGAACATTGCTGGAAGAGCCGTATCTAGTCGATTTCCTGACCGCACCTGCTGTGAATGCTGGAGTCGTGCGTGAACGGGAGCCAGAGCAAGTGTATCGGATTGGAGAGGTCATGTTGGAGCGCATCCGTTACATTTTGGGAATGGCCATGCAAAACGGGGTAGAACATCTTGTGCTTGGTGCTTATGGTTGCGGGGTATTCCGTAACAAGCCGGAAGGGGTTGCCGACTGGTTTAAGCAAGTGCTTGTAGCTGAAGGATATGGACTGCTGTTTGAGCGGATTGTCTTTGCAGTATTGGACCACAAAGCAGAGCAGCGTACTTTAAACAGTTTTAAAAATGCTCTATCCTGA
- a CDS encoding NADAR family protein yields the protein MEKFTFFYRSHSPFSQWYPCEFVVDGLEFNCAEQYMMLKKAQLFGDEEAALKIMQAPTPREQKARGRSVRGFDQSLWEANCQQFVYDGNYAKFTQNTNLLKHLLKTKGTTLVEASPTDTIWGVGLAENDARIRHRKLWRGTNWLGEILTNLREDLLQKEDWSP from the coding sequence ATGGAGAAGTTTACATTTTTTTATCGCAGTCATTCACCATTTTCGCAATGGTACCCTTGTGAATTTGTCGTGGATGGATTGGAGTTTAACTGTGCTGAGCAATATATGATGCTAAAAAAAGCGCAGCTTTTCGGAGATGAAGAGGCAGCTCTGAAAATTATGCAAGCCCCTACCCCAAGGGAGCAAAAAGCCCGTGGTCGCAGTGTGCGCGGATTTGACCAATCCTTATGGGAAGCAAATTGCCAGCAATTCGTGTATGACGGAAATTATGCCAAGTTCACCCAAAATACGAATTTGCTCAAGCACCTGCTTAAAACGAAGGGAACTACTCTGGTTGAGGCTAGTCCCACGGATACCATTTGGGGTGTAGGTTTAGCTGAAAATGATGCTCGTATACGGCACCGGAAGCTATGGCGGGGTACGAACTGGCTGGGGGAAATATTGACGAATTTACGTGAAGATCTATTGCAAAAGGAGGATTGGTCACCATGA
- a CDS encoding NUDIX hydrolase: MTDRSKYNDSGLTEEQFLALYDANQYERPSVTVDMLLFTVMDQLQQNYRKLPEKTLQLLLIQRGEHPFIGQWALPGGFVGMNESLEEAARRELKTETNVDQIYMEQLYTWGDVARDPRMRVISCAYMALVDHESLEVQAGDDAADAQWFELDYSVAQETRTNQPEGYTWEQNIDITLKHADILLTAKVKVTEILKGKTIEIKREVLESQGIAFDHAKIIAYGIERLRSKIEYTDIAFHLMPALFTLSELQQVYEIILGKELLAAAFRRKIADLVEETNEYRKAAGHRPSKLYRFKPRSRFI; encoded by the coding sequence GTGACAGATAGATCGAAATACAACGACAGTGGCTTGACGGAGGAGCAATTTTTGGCCCTTTATGATGCGAATCAATATGAGCGTCCATCCGTAACGGTAGATATGCTGCTATTTACTGTAATGGATCAGCTCCAGCAGAATTACCGTAAGCTACCGGAGAAAACACTTCAGCTCCTCTTGATCCAAAGAGGAGAGCATCCTTTTATAGGGCAATGGGCGTTGCCCGGCGGTTTTGTAGGCATGAATGAAAGCCTGGAAGAGGCTGCACGCCGTGAGCTTAAAACTGAAACCAATGTGGATCAGATTTATATGGAGCAGCTGTACACTTGGGGAGATGTAGCACGTGATCCGCGTATGCGGGTAATCAGCTGTGCTTACATGGCGTTAGTAGACCATGAATCCTTGGAGGTGCAGGCAGGGGATGATGCCGCAGATGCTCAATGGTTCGAACTGGATTACAGTGTGGCTCAGGAGACGCGGACGAATCAACCGGAAGGTTACACATGGGAGCAAAACATTGACATTACATTGAAGCATGCGGACATCCTTTTAACAGCCAAAGTGAAAGTAACTGAAATTCTTAAGGGGAAAACCATAGAAATCAAGCGAGAAGTGCTGGAGTCACAGGGAATTGCTTTTGATCATGCCAAAATTATTGCGTACGGTATTGAGCGTCTACGCAGCAAAATTGAATACACAGATATTGCGTTTCACCTGATGCCAGCTCTGTTTACACTGAGTGAACTCCAACAGGTGTATGAAATTATTTTAGGTAAAGAGCTGTTAGCCGCGGCTTTTCGTCGTAAAATAGCAGATCTCGTGGAAGAAACCAATGAATACAGGAAGGCGGCCGGACATCGTCCGTCCAAGCTATACCGATTTAAGCCACGGTCACGTTTTATATAG